Genomic window (Pleurodeles waltl isolate 20211129_DDA chromosome 2_2, aPleWal1.hap1.20221129, whole genome shotgun sequence):
tccagcattggtttcacaattatttatgtcactaactggatggaTGCTAaacgcacaaaaaatagtaaaaatgtcccagtaaaatatcaaaattatgttgaaatatgtgttttttctgattcaagtctgccttttcatttgttgatgccatttacagggggaaaaaacacaagccttcttctgttgcccttttttcccatttgtgtttaaaaaactaaggggcatatttatactccgtttgcaccgaatttgcgtcgtttttttcaacgcaaattcgacgcaaaactaactccatatttatactttggcgttagacgcgtctagcgccaaagttcatggagttagcgtcatttttttgcgtgaacaccttccttgcgttaatgatatgcaagggaggcgttcccgtcttaaaaaatgactctgatgctattgcgtcggatttatactcccgggcaaaaatggggcccgggagtgggcgggtctaaaaaacccgcatttgcgccgtattttagcgcctgggtcagggcaggtgttaagggacctgtgggctcagaatgagcccagaggtgccctcccctgcccccagggacaccccctgccacccttgcccaccccaggaggacacccatggatggagggacccaccccagggacattaaggtaagtccaggtaagttttttttttttttttgtggcatagggtggcctgatttgtgcccccctacatgccactatgcccaatgaccatgcccaggggatagaagtcccctgggcttggccattgggcaagggggcatgactcctgtctttgctaagacaggagtcatttcaatgggggatgggcgtcgtaaaaaaatggcgcaaatcgggttgtggcgatttttttgcctcagcctgacttgcaccatttctggacgcccatacgccattttccccctacgccggagctgcctggtgtacgtcttttttttacgcacaccagacagcgccggcggctaatgccggctaacgtcattcaataaatacggcgcctgcatggcgcttcagaatggcgttagccggcgctaatttttttgatgcaaaaagtataaatatgggcctaattctttcctgtattttggctaatttcttggtctcctcaaggggaacacacaaactctgggtacctcttgaatccctaggatgtttgaaaaaagtacataaatttggcatgggtagcttatgtggacaaaaagttataagggcctaagcgcaaactggatGTGAAGGCCTGGACGTGAAGGGGTTAAAGGCTCGGCGAGGGGAGTTGCGTGGCTCCTTCACCTTTTGGAGCATTTCAACCCCGTGGGTGGGGTGCCTGGGGCCTAGAATTGAACTATGCAGCCACAgctgcccatttttttttttaatcctggagAAGTGCCACAGGACTGCCTCGAAATGGACAGATTTGTAttctttcattttttgcttttggcCCCAGAGGAATGTTATAGGGGGCAGgagatccctaccctgcccccttaaatTTCTTTTCAGTTAACAGTTCAGGACAGGGGATTATGGGTCACATCCGGCATATTATGATGCCATTTTATCCTCCGGGTATTGTAGTACGgcatacaggatatctgtcatgtttgtgatggagtatttcatccgccaagttctaaatcaggccccaggtccTGTAACGgctgcagcaacatttttctgatgttgctgtcAGCCAGTCAGAACGCTTGCTCCCTCAGGAGTCAGACTCCTGTGGAAGCGAATTGGACCAAGAGAAGTTGAGCTCCCTGGGCCAGTCAGAATGCTCTGTTTTAAAACTGGTGCTTTCACAAGAGTCTCTTGAGCCTTTCACGGACCCAACCATTTAGATTTACAATTATTTTTacccttatttctttttttaaactactgaatgaatttacaccaaatggcaaaaagcacaatctgagatctagctttgtgccaaaagtggtgtaattctgttcagccatttttgctGTAGCCTTTCTgaagtcaatggaaaatgtactccagatttatcaagccactcaagacCACTCAAGAtgaccttgcgtggcttgataaacctGACCTAGGTCTTGTATCGCACTCATGCCCCCTTGCATGGAGCAAAGGCGACGCAATACCATGATAAAGATGCTCCTCATCTCCCCATTGATCAGGGCACTTaggaggaggaaaatgcctctggggtttgtttttgtgcaggaaggtgctccgtcctgcacaaaaacaatgcttccTGTAATAGAGGCACCTTTGCTACATGATGCAAATGTACCTGCATTGGCGGAaggcagcacactgtgcaccagtgcaaggaaaggacaggaacgtGCTGAATCATGTTAATAAGGTATTTCTGTCCTTTCCACTTCATGTAGCAGAGCAAGGTGGTTTGCTGTGCtgagtgaaatattgataaatctgcccctgagttctATTACAAATGATAATGTTGGGAAGGCACTCACTCAGATGAAACAGTAAGAGTGCACCATGCAAAATAATTATCAAAATCAAGAACATCCGAACATTTGCTATCACTGAATCACTATGTTGGTATcactagctaaaaaaatcacattaattACATTTACATCCATTTACTACTGGTTTAAAAAACTATGCATATCCTGAAAGTAATAAATAAGCCATCTAATTATGTTCCTGTATGTTTAAAAATCATCTATCTTCCTTCAGTGAATGTAACCCTAAATCCAAATTAACAACATGGCGATGGAGTGAGTCAACAAATATCTGTAAATAAGCAAGTCCAAGCAGGAGAAAATGAAGTGCTCCAGGTGGGTGCTGCTATCTACAAAATTAAAGCATTCTCAGACCTCTAAGTTTAAACAGGAATCAACTACATTTTAaggacagagggccagatgtagcaaactttttgcatagcgcaaacagcgaatttcgctgttagCGACATGCAacaagcacatcgcgatgcccattcccattttgcgagtcgcaaataggaagggggtgttccccttcctatttgcgagtcgcatcgcgatgcagaattgctttgtgaccgcaaacgcggtcgcaaagcaattcgcagttaccagcagtgtcacactggtggtaacccatttgcaaaagggaaggggtccccatgggaccccttcccctttgtgaatggccctgaaaacattttttcagagcaggcagtggtcgaaactgacacgtttaattttttcgtttgtaatgcatcttgttttcctttaaggaaaacgggctgcattacaaaaaaaaaactgctatatttaaaagtagtcacagacatggtggtctactgtctccagcaggccaccatcactgtgagtgagtaatataaatgaggtggtcgtttgcgacccccttgagccTCGCAgaaggtgtcagggacaccatcctgcatcttgcTTTGTGACTcgcagactcgcaatttgcgagtcgcaaagcctgaatttcctacatctggcccagagtcccTGCATTAGagcaccatgggcctcatttacaagccctgtggcatgtaggtacccccccatggtattccctttggagtgagtgtgactacaaggaaccccccccccccggcactagccagactagaggcaaatcgcccccagcTACGGGCTATTTTAGACCTACCTCACCgagaactacctgttcaggtaggccatatatTTTTTCATTCTGAGCACCTCACTTATTGCGTGTGctctgaccctgacgaatgcccctgacctaccagcacttagtgagggcagaaacatgttggtcatacgtattcttttttagactctaagagacattatcctctaacgagccttctgTTCCCCCatgttcttaaccttaccagcatacaccctcattaaaactagcagtagcaattggtgacttgcttggtaattttatttttcaccccatctggatctctgtaattatccagtaagtctaatttcagcactccctctggttcttttaaccaagaggttgagtccgcccaagtagtatcatcttacttgggtggggctaggtggtcaaatgatgaagcaagacactattatgtgtgtgagaccacctagtctgtaagggaactcccccttccATTTGTAGAACTACAtagcacccccttgcttggacattttcaCACCACGACTTCCCCACTTCAGAATCTAGAGCGATTCTAACACGGCGCACTGAGGGAATCGACCCAGGCccaccctcagttcctactaccccacatctttagtgatgatatagtttcctttgggaggtggtgtgggttagcaacaatcccagtactctccttttgtgtgttatcagaaagggacacctgcctgcacataaacaatcacaagaggggttttcctctttctatgtgtgctgcaaactgcagcactcatagaaagaggaaataataggAAGAAATTAAGATATTAATTGTTTCATAGATCTGTTGAccttgatgagcattgattcctgcaaaggatgaaaattatGTAGAAACACCCAAAGAAAAAACAGTTTAAGCACTAGTCTTCCCTCTCAGGCACTGTCTCCAGCCTGTCTAGTTGTACAAGGGGGAGGCTCTTGGGAGTGTTATTATATTTTGATCACCAACTGTGGgtttcctttgaagcttgcttcATGCTAAGGGGAGGTAACGCTCACCCTTTCGTGGGCTGCTATTGTTCCTAAGTCTGTGAGTCATTTCACACTACTCCCTAGATGGGCATAAAGCTGTTTGTTGGCCAGTGCCCATGTGAGGCCCCTGGAGCAGCTGGGCTACagagtgtcaactttctaaaagtagcgttATGTTAATAGTAACATTGTGAGCATCAGTTCAGGTCTAatgtcatgattaatttgataccttgcagTACATATGTAGTCCTATTCAGAAGTTAGACAGGCTGGTGTGCCAGCTGGTACCCCTGTACTAGCCAATAGGAATGCTACcttttccacagcaaaacaacaatttgggaaGTGTTGCTGCTGAGAAATATGAAACATATATGTCTCTCTTAATGATATACAGCTCTCTGCCATAGGGCTGtacaggccttccttaggggaggctTACATATACTGTTAAGGGAAGAGTTGACTTTGCCACTGGTTTGAATGGCAAGATCGAACTGGCAGTGTAAACACTGCCCTTCAGGTCTGCATTGGCAAGCTGAgatccattttgtactttgtcacacatagGGTGGCTCTATCAGTGTTGGAGCCTTGGGTGGTCACTTAGGAactaatttagatgttggcagtaatggtcccaaCATCGAGTTTTCTACTGAGTTTTCTCTCTAAGATCAGACCAAACGTTTAAGTTTACCTTCGTGAATCGGacccattgtctacaaaatgcccCCAGTAATGTACGTGTTCTACCTATGTAGAATCAACTAGGCCCCAGAGATACTTGCCCTCATACCAACCCATTAAGAGGTTTGTGTATGAGGAGGCTCATCTGGAACACATGGCACTCTTGCACAATTGCCTGTACTAGACCTTGTTGAAAAGAAAAACGCTGTTATGCAATATCAAGAGGATCATTTCAATTGGCACACCACTGTGTGCAAAAAGTTAGCTGGTGTCTTTCTCAGATAAAAATCATTAGCCCGAGAACTCCACTGATGTTCTATGTTTGTATGCAGGGTTACTACATCAAGTGTATCTAATAGCATGCCAAGTTCCCTGAAGTCGCTTAACATTAACAGTCCAGatcataaaaatattttctataaaaCTTCCCCAGTAATGTTTGTGTTAAATCCCTGTTGCCTAATTGTAACTTCAAAAATATGTGTGCAAGTTAACATGTGAAACACAAAGGGCTAAAGAATGTTGAGGCGAAAGTTAAAAATGTCAGAGAGCTGTTTTTTCATGTATCCTGCTCTATTCCCAGCAAAATATTTAGAGAGGTTTTAAGACATCGACTAACTAGGTGGGCAATTCTTAATAAGGTTCCTCCCTTACTAAGAGCTTATGAAATGACCCTGAATCTGCCATGTCGTTTAGAGGATAATGTGATAGTTTGACTAAGCAACTATTTTTACgtgccattttcttttcttttccagtaGGATGGCGTGGTGCAAGGGCTAGTGATCCATTAGCAATGTTTTGCACAGAAGGCTTTTCTTATGTTTTGGTAACCCAGTGCAATTTTCACAAGAATATGCCCAATGATTGGCAATGTAGTTTGACATATAATCTGAATGAGTacgacaaaataaaataaagctgatCTTATTTATAGTCCTTAGAAATTGTAGAATCCATTAAATAAGACACTAAGTTGAAATCAAGTTATCAGAAGGCACACTGGAATCATGTGATTATGAGGCTGCTGCATTTTCTACATTGTTAGGGATTTGCTGCTTTTGCAACATACTCCATCATCTGCTGCTTAatttgtagattttaacaaaaaatgttgctCTGGCTTAAGTGGATCAAACTGTAATGCTGCGGGATCCGTGTCGTCCCCCTCGCGGGACATGGTCCAATCGGTGGTCTGTGTTTCTGGTGCCCAGTTTTGCCGCAGGCCGCTTTTTGGGCCGCAACCTGTTTCCTCGATTCTAGAGCGGCTCAGGAGTCCGctcttgggctctggggtgtgcCGGGTTCGCTTGCGGTCCCCGTCATTTTTCTTACCTGCTTGctggacttctttttccttttttcgcttttctttttcccttttccttcttgtggccatattttcttcttcccaggtgtctgtatttccttccctgcatgcattgcttaccaCCTTTCTAGATGGTCTTCCTGCATTTCTTGCTGTCACTTCTTgctttgtcagtatataagcacagaagCTCTtcttttccttgcgttgcaaacacttccgtcctggtggtgctcctcgctccagCTTCCCATGTTTTTGGATCTATCCAGatttttgcctgcagttttgttgttcctgattcttCAATCTTTCCAGTGATCTGAAGTTTTTTCCCAaatattggatttttttcctctgggactccttctggaagttacTGCATCCTAGGCATTGAATTGTCAGCAGCGCCGTGGGCTAATGGAAAAGGTCGCTcttaccttggccaatccagaagaAGAAAATAACCAGGTGGTGCCCTAAGATTGGCAGACTACAGCAATAAGAAGCGTGCTAACCATGACAGAGTGCAAAGCCCAAAGATTCAGCATTGCTCTGGAATCATGGAAGAACCTCTGGAAAACGTTTTGAAAACTGCACAATTCATGCTTCATACTgtacaacaacaagcccaagagttacaacagctAAATGCCGAAAATACAGCACTGAGACAAGCTATGGTTTCTCAATCCCTCAATAGACCTACAGTCTCCACCTCAACACCACGTTATGCTGGAGATCCGAACAAATTGAAGGAGTTCCTATATTCCGTAACAGTATATTTTGCATTTGGATTCACTCAGTTTACTCAGGAGAAGACCAAAGTGGGTTATCTGATCAGCGCCCTGTCTGGCCCAGCCCTGGCCTGGGTAACCCCTTTGGTAGCTGCTGAAGACTCTTTATTGTCAAACTATGCAGCCTTTTTTAaggcctttaaacagatgtttgaacgaccTGGACTGGATGCCACTGCTGAAGAAGCTTTATGGGATATACAACAAGGCAATCAGGATTTCCTAAATTACCTAACCCATTTCAAACAGTTAGCGCAGAAACTATTTGGGTAGAACACACTTTTGTAACTCTCTTCCCTCGAAGACTGCAAGATGAAATAAAGGATCAATTGGTACATTCCACTCAGGTAGAATCTTTGAAAAAACGGATGAATCTGGCACTAAACATAGATACAGTTTACAAGAATGCAAGTTggagaaacaaaagaccagggtgcaGTCCCAGTCAGGAGCATTTCGCCCCCGTACGCCGCCCTGATGAAAATCGATCAGAGAACCCAGCTTCTACAGAAGAAGTACCCATTCAAATAGATACTGTTCGTGGCCTTTAGCTGAATCAGAGCGAGAAAACATACAATGTAAGGgcctgtgtctttattgtggcaatgCGGGTTACTTGATTCGAATGTGTCCTATTCATCCTTCCAGACTTTCGGGAAATGCCAACTCCCATCccttgtgagaaggaaggggatgggaggTGTTGGGATCCCTTGTATCTGCTCTTCAAAGGAAAATACCATAGCTCTCTTTACGTTGTCCGTAATCCTACAGTGCCCTAATAATCAAGAAGAACAAGTATTCGAGTAACTGGATTGTGGAGCAAGTGGGATGTTTTTTgatgagaaatgggctaaagaaaaaggaatacctTGTGTTCCTAAAGAGATACTAGAACATGTCTAAACAGTTGCTGGCTCTCCTCTAACCTCTGGACCAGTGGTTGATTCCACTCCTACCCTTTGCTTGCAATTCAGAAGACATCAGGAATACATTACTTTCGACTTGGTCTCGTCCCCTAATCATACTATGATTTTGGGCATTCCTTGGCTAACTCAGCACAATCCATGTATTAATTGAGAGACAAGGACCATATCGCTTTCATCCCAATTTTGTCAACAACATTGCTGTTCGACTGACTCTTATTCATCCCTTAAGGGTCCCATCATAACCCCCAAAGAAGCAGGTTGTACCATCAACATGATCGCAGGAGTGCCCAGCTGCTATCAAGAATACTCTGACGTGTTCCAGAAACCTATAAAgcccattttgcctcctcatctGGAATATGACTGTACCATTTCattgatacctggggaagtggttccatttggaagaatgtattcctttTCTGAAACAAGTAAAGAAGGTGCTAAAATACATAGACAAAAACATACAGAGCGGATTGATAGCTCCCTCCTTGTCACCTGccagggctcctcttttctttgtaccaaagaagactaaggacctACACCCCTGTATCGACTTTTGAGGATTGAATAAGATcaccatcaaggataggtatcccctGCCCCTTATTAAGAATGTCCTAgaagcagtccaaggagccaagatattcacTAAGTTGGATGTGcgaggtgcctatcatctttttcGAACTAAggaaggtgacaaatggaaaaaagCCTTCCATACTCCATTGGGCCATTCTGAATACCGCGTTATGCCTTTTGGCCTGACCAAAGCACCTTCCATATTCTAAAGATTTATGGACTCGGTGTTCTCTGACCtcttgaaccaaagtgtcgtaatatatctagatgacattctgatatatttGCGTTACCCTGAACAACATACTAACCATGTTCTTCAGGTTTTAGACAGACTTCGACAAAACAATCTgtactgcaaacctgaaaaatgtgagttcaacaagaccgagGTACAATATCTTGGTTTTCGTATCAATCAAGTCGGCATCGCCATAGACTCATAAAAGCTACAAGCCATTCTTGACTGGCCCTCTCCTGCTTCAATTAAATAGACTCATTGTTTTTTCTAGGGCTATCCAACTTTTATCAacaatttataaaggactttgcccaacaacaaggcCTTATAACCtagaccatcaaaaaagaaaaaagagtttcATTCGGACTGAAGATGCAGAAAGGGCCTTTCAGAATCTTAACCATCCTTTTACTCAAGCCCTGAGATCACGTTTCTGACACAACTAAGAAATTCatagtggtcactgatgcatcaGACAGAGCCATTGGAGCTGTGTTACTACAAAGACAAGAAGACGATGGCTtagaacatcctgtcttttatATATCCCACGTACTGACAGATGCTGAACCCAACTTTTCTGTGTTGGAGAGGGAATTGCTCACTTTAAAAGCCGCCtgcaaagaatggaggcattttctGATAGGTACTAAGGAGACATTTGAAGTCAGGACTGATCATCTTAATCTACAATTCCGCCATAGTTTTCAATGTCGAAACAGTTGTAAAACCAGATGGGCCTTCtttttcagtcagtatgattttgtaGTCACATACATACCTGAGTCCCAAAACCTTGTGGCAGATGTTTTATCCTGCCGATATTCGGAAAGCACTATTAAGTCTTCCCCACATATCAGAGTACCATGTCAAATCATTGGAGTCGTACAATCATTTCTTGACTGCGTGAAATCAGAATATCAGAATCTACCTCTTGAAGAATGGAACACTCTAAGTCCTCACTTAAAAATGGAATACTATTATCATGAAGACAACTTGTTTCTGCCTACTAAGAAAGTTCAAATAGAAACCATGCAAATGTGTCATGTCTCTCCTATTGCTGGACACCCTGGGATCAAGAACACACAGGAACTGCTCCTTCGTTCCTTTTGGTGGCCAACTTTAAAGACTGACGCTGAAACATATCTAAATTCTGGCCCAGTACGTGCTCAGACCAAGATACCCCAAACTAAgcagcaggtttattgatgcccctacctgttccATCCTTCTTGTGGCATACGTTGTCCACAGATTTTATTTGTTCTCTACCATCTTGCAGGATACcatgtcataatggtaactgttgaCTCGTTTACCAAAATGGCTCATTTTAGGGCCTTGAAAAAATTACCCACTGCTAAGGAAATGAGCCAAATCTGTATGCAGGATATAGTCCGCCTACATGGCATTCcacaagtaatcatttcagatTGAGAGCCCCAATATGTGTCCCATatttggagaactttttgtaaaTGTTTACACATAGATGTTGCTCTATCAtctggattccatcctcagaccattGGTCAAACAGAACGCCTAAATCAGGGGCTACAACAATATTTACACTGTTTTTGTAATGTCACTCAAACATCTCCCATTGTCTGAATTTTCCTATAATGATACGGTCCACAGTGCAACAGGGTCCACACCTtttttttgtacttatggtttccatcctatggcttttcctaatgtcactcatgaacactccactccacttttcCAGGAGTCTCCTCATTTGCTCGTAGTCTCCGACATGTACAGGACTTGATACAAACCAATCTTTTAGCTACAAAACGTTACATGAAAAAAATAGCTGATACCCGGTGTATTactgcaccatcttaccagcctgggaataaagtatggctttcttctaAGTTTCTGCCCTTTCGTGTGTCCCAGAATATGTTCAAGCCCCATTAttatggaccctttagaatactgcATGTGCTGAAACCAGTCTCAGTTCGACTTCGTTTGCCACGGATCTGGaaagttcatccagtttttcatgtttctcaactCAAGcattttgttcctgatccatagcACAGACTTACCCATTGTCCTCCTCCTTATTTTGGTTGATTGCCATCCTGAGTATGAGGTACAGGATATTTGGATTCCCGCATTTTTCAGAATTGTCTCCAGTTTTTGGTTCACTGGAAAGGATATCCCctaagtgactgttcttgggaggatgcttcctctgtccatgctccctGCTTGGTCCGCAATTTTTTCAACTTTTTCCAGACAAACCTGGAGCTT
Coding sequences:
- the LOC138275532 gene encoding protein LDOC1-like, with translation MEEPLENVLKTAQFMLHTVQQQAQELQQLNAENTALRQAMVSQSLNRPTVSTSTPRYAGDPNKLKEFLYSVTVYFAFGFTQFTQEKTKVGYLISALSGPALAWVTPLVAAEDSLLSNYAAFFKAFKQMFERPGLDATAEEALWDIQQGNQDFLNYLTHFKQLAQKLFG